The following are from one region of the Streptomyces decoyicus genome:
- a CDS encoding ATP-dependent DNA ligase, translated as MDLPVMPPVSPMLAKLVTDIPAGMQYEAKWDGFRVIVFRDGEDVEIASRTTKPLTRYFPEVVTAARAELPRRCVVDGEIVIAHGGRLHFEELLERIHPADSRVRTLAERTPASLVAFDLLALGSDALMHEPQSARREALVAALRPARAPVYTAPATTDQELARSWFTQFEGAGLDGVVAKPLDLPYRPGDRAMFKIKHARTADCVVAGYRLHKSGPVVGSLLLGLHDDDGQLQHVGVCASFPMARRRALVEELAPLRMDDVSGHPWGAWTDETAHASRRMPGGPSRWSGGKDLSWVPLRPERVCEVAYDHMEGSRFRHTAQFRHWRPDRTPESCTYAQLEEPVGYDLGQLLPG; from the coding sequence ATGGACCTGCCCGTCATGCCCCCGGTCTCCCCCATGCTCGCGAAGCTGGTGACCGACATCCCCGCCGGCATGCAGTACGAGGCCAAGTGGGACGGCTTCCGCGTCATCGTCTTCCGGGACGGCGAGGACGTCGAGATCGCCAGCCGTACGACGAAACCGCTCACCCGCTACTTCCCCGAAGTGGTCACCGCGGCCCGGGCCGAGCTGCCGCGGCGCTGCGTCGTCGACGGCGAGATCGTCATCGCCCACGGCGGCCGGCTGCACTTCGAGGAGCTGCTGGAGCGCATTCACCCGGCGGACTCCCGGGTCCGTACCCTCGCCGAGCGGACGCCCGCCTCGCTGGTCGCGTTCGATCTGCTGGCGCTCGGCTCCGATGCGCTGATGCACGAGCCGCAGTCGGCCCGCCGGGAAGCCCTGGTCGCGGCGCTGCGCCCGGCTCGGGCACCGGTGTACACGGCGCCCGCGACGACGGATCAGGAGCTGGCGCGCAGCTGGTTCACGCAGTTCGAGGGGGCGGGGCTGGACGGGGTGGTCGCCAAGCCGCTCGATCTGCCGTACCGGCCCGGCGACCGCGCCATGTTCAAGATCAAGCATGCCCGCACCGCCGACTGTGTGGTGGCGGGCTACCGCCTGCACAAGAGCGGGCCGGTGGTCGGCTCCCTGTTGCTGGGCCTGCACGACGACGACGGGCAGTTGCAGCACGTCGGGGTGTGCGCCTCGTTCCCCATGGCCAGGCGGCGTGCGCTGGTCGAGGAGCTGGCGCCGCTGCGGATGGACGATGTCTCCGGCCATCCGTGGGGCGCGTGGACCGACGAGACGGCGCATGCCTCGCGGCGGATGCCCGGCGGGCCCAGCCGCTGGAGCGGCGGCAAGGATCTGTCGTGGGTGCCGCTGCGCCCGGAGCGGGTGTGCGAGGTCGCCTACGACCACATGGAGGGCAGCAGGTTCCGCCATACCGCCCAGTTCCGCCACTGGCGCCCCGACCGTACGCCGGAGAGCTGCACCTATGCCCAGCTGGAGGAGCCGGTGGGCTACGACCTGGGGCAGCTGCTGCCGGGCTGA
- a CDS encoding acyl-CoA carboxylase subunit epsilon yields the protein MSTSTDASTVIGEARPVGDGTTTEASTALGECPSTDEGTAVGADTLGADGTGLGDAAPAGADAGTDEGTAAGECTTVDAVVSPDGSTPPDELPASWLRIEKGHAEPEEIAAISVVLCAQLARLRALAECGPTEERPAGRRHHARHTACWSGCWSCG from the coding sequence ATGAGCACATCCACCGACGCGAGCACAGTCATCGGCGAGGCCAGACCTGTCGGTGACGGCACAACCACCGAGGCGAGCACGGCCCTCGGCGAGTGTCCCTCGACCGATGAGGGCACCGCCGTCGGCGCAGACACGCTCGGCGCCGACGGCACGGGCCTCGGCGACGCCGCACCCGCCGGTGCGGACGCCGGCACCGACGAGGGCACGGCCGCCGGGGAGTGCACAACCGTCGATGCCGTCGTGTCCCCCGACGGGAGTACGCCGCCCGACGAGCTGCCCGCATCCTGGCTGCGCATCGAGAAGGGCCATGCCGAGCCCGAGGAAATCGCCGCGATCAGCGTCGTGCTGTGCGCCCAACTCGCCCGCCTGCGCGCCCTCGCCGAGTGCGGCCCCACCGAGGAGCGGCCCGCCGGCCGACGCCACCACGCCCGCCACACCGCATGCTGGTCGGGCTGCTGGTCCTGCGGCTGA
- a CDS encoding MASE1 domain-containing protein — MADVVRTGELRRLAPALTILGLAGIYYASARIGLLDQVVIAGAVVTPLWPPTGISLSCLLLLGLRTWPGIALGTLLVVATISPLDISVLGIMAGNTLAPVCAFLMLRRVGFRAELDRLRDGVALVALGAFAGMLISATLGSAMLLLKGALPAGGFWPTWAAWWVGDAMGILVITPLVLACRTIRWPRGVPGYRWAEAAALTVVSVMVTLVAIGSGLSLLFLVFPLIVWAALRFQLAGAAPCVLLVSVLVIAAAKARTGPFEGQSLLEAMVNLQALNASAALTALLLSAIVTEQNSIRRKIEQACSELADVVDRLAPGESRRRWPPDGDHT; from the coding sequence ATGGCCGACGTGGTGCGCACCGGGGAACTCCGACGTCTTGCACCGGCCCTGACGATCCTCGGCCTCGCCGGCATCTACTACGCGTCCGCCCGGATCGGTCTGCTGGACCAGGTGGTCATCGCGGGTGCCGTGGTCACACCGTTGTGGCCGCCGACGGGCATCTCCCTGAGCTGTCTGCTCCTCCTGGGCCTGCGGACCTGGCCGGGCATCGCCCTCGGCACCCTCCTGGTCGTGGCCACGATCAGCCCGCTCGACATCTCGGTCCTCGGGATCATGGCGGGCAACACCCTGGCCCCGGTCTGCGCCTTCCTGATGCTGCGCCGGGTGGGTTTCCGGGCCGAACTCGACCGGCTGCGCGACGGGGTGGCACTGGTCGCCCTCGGCGCCTTCGCCGGGATGCTGATCAGCGCGACGCTGGGCAGCGCGATGCTCCTCCTCAAGGGCGCCCTGCCGGCCGGGGGCTTCTGGCCGACCTGGGCGGCGTGGTGGGTGGGCGATGCGATGGGCATCCTCGTCATCACTCCGCTCGTCCTCGCCTGCCGTACGATCCGGTGGCCCCGGGGCGTCCCCGGCTACCGGTGGGCCGAGGCGGCAGCCCTGACGGTGGTCTCGGTGATGGTGACGCTCGTGGCGATCGGAAGTGGGCTGTCGCTGCTCTTCCTGGTTTTTCCGCTGATCGTGTGGGCCGCCCTGCGCTTCCAGCTGGCGGGGGCAGCGCCCTGTGTGCTGCTGGTGTCCGTCCTGGTCATCGCGGCGGCGAAGGCCCGGACCGGACCGTTCGAGGGCCAGAGCCTTCTGGAGGCGATGGTCAATCTCCAGGCCCTCAACGCGTCCGCGGCGCTCACCGCGCTGCTGCTGTCGGCGATCGTCACCGAGCAGAACAGCATCCGCCGCAAGATCGAGCAGGCCTGTAGCGAACTGGCCGACGTGGTGGACCGGCTCGCGCCGGGGGAGAGCCGGCGCCGCTGGCCGCCGGACGGTGACCACACCTGA
- a CDS encoding PP2C family protein-serine/threonine phosphatase, which yields MSAFPIDYAAVFQALPGGALLLTPQFVIADANAALLQRAGRERHELIGRPLFDVFPDNPDDPGASGMRNLRASLERVVATGARDSMALQRYDIEAPGRPGTFEERYWSPVNVPVLDADGRVRLIVHRVEEVTEIVRAGAGDHPGDRVRMEAELFTRAQDLQEVNERLRRARVREREVVLALQEAMLPAPGPVGHHRAAVRYRPAVGALNVCGDWYDLADLPGDRMAVAVGDVVGHGLAAACVMGQLRSALSAAARVADGPARALEVLGIYARSVDGAESTTAVQAVIDWSTHTLSYSSAGHPPPALLHPDGTVELLDRATDPPLGARPEHVDRPEAQVAFADDAVLVLYTDGLIERRHEDIDVGLARLAEALTRHRGADAETLADALLADLLPPGGATDDAALVIIRL from the coding sequence GTGAGCGCATTCCCGATCGACTATGCGGCGGTCTTCCAGGCGCTGCCGGGCGGAGCGCTGCTGCTCACCCCGCAGTTCGTGATCGCCGATGCCAACGCGGCCCTGCTGCAGCGGGCCGGGCGCGAACGCCACGAACTGATCGGGCGCCCCCTCTTCGACGTCTTCCCCGACAATCCCGACGACCCCGGCGCGTCGGGTATGCGCAACCTCCGGGCCTCCCTGGAACGCGTGGTGGCCACCGGCGCGCGCGACTCCATGGCGTTGCAGCGCTACGACATCGAGGCGCCGGGGCGGCCCGGGACGTTCGAGGAGCGCTACTGGAGCCCGGTCAATGTGCCCGTGCTCGACGCCGACGGACGGGTGCGGCTGATCGTGCACCGGGTGGAGGAGGTCACCGAGATCGTCCGGGCCGGTGCCGGTGACCATCCCGGCGACCGGGTGCGGATGGAGGCCGAGCTCTTCACCCGCGCCCAGGATCTCCAGGAGGTCAACGAAAGACTCCGCCGGGCCCGGGTCCGGGAGCGGGAGGTGGTGCTGGCGCTCCAGGAAGCGATGCTCCCCGCGCCCGGGCCCGTGGGGCACCACCGGGCAGCGGTGCGCTACCGGCCCGCGGTCGGCGCGCTCAATGTCTGCGGCGACTGGTACGACCTGGCCGATCTGCCCGGGGACCGGATGGCGGTGGCGGTCGGCGACGTCGTCGGCCACGGCCTGGCCGCCGCCTGCGTCATGGGACAGCTCCGCAGCGCGCTGAGCGCCGCCGCCCGGGTCGCCGACGGCCCCGCCCGGGCGCTGGAGGTACTGGGGATCTACGCCCGCTCCGTGGACGGCGCGGAGTCCACCACCGCGGTGCAGGCCGTCATCGACTGGTCCACGCACACCCTCTCCTACAGCAGCGCCGGTCATCCCCCGCCGGCCCTGCTGCACCCGGACGGCACCGTGGAACTGCTGGACCGGGCGACCGACCCGCCGTTGGGGGCGCGGCCCGAGCATGTGGACCGCCCGGAGGCGCAGGTCGCCTTCGCCGACGATGCCGTGCTGGTCCTCTACACGGACGGGCTGATCGAGCGCCGTCACGAGGACATCGACGTCGGTCTGGCGCGGCTGGCCGAGGCGCTGACCCGGCATCGGGGCGCCGACGCCGAGACGCTGGCCGACGCGCTGCTGGCGGATCTGCTGCCGCCCGGCGGCGCCACCGACGATGCGGCCCTCGTCATCATCCGACTCTGA
- a CDS encoding PP2C family protein-serine/threonine phosphatase, with protein MLRRRPPRSASADDLLTTLGRLTAQAREGAEKQRARVELAEALQHEMLPAVLPGTPGLRAAATYAPARHGLDIGGDWYDGFTLPDGSLAFCIGDVQGHDVEAAAFMGQIRFGLRAVAGHAADPGEVLSRANDLLVSVDCGLFATCTFVRFDPVAWELSSARAGHVPGIWATTDGRSGLADDPGGLPLGIVPGERYPVTRRRFATAGAFVLLTDGVVEGPSFPIEAGLTQVKRLVSANAGGDPATVADAVMSVAEFTGHTDDAAVIVLRFDATAPGAG; from the coding sequence ATGCTTCGGCGTCGTCCCCCGCGGTCCGCGAGCGCTGACGACCTGTTGACCACGCTCGGACGGCTGACCGCCCAGGCGCGGGAAGGTGCCGAGAAGCAGCGGGCCCGGGTGGAGCTGGCCGAGGCGCTTCAGCACGAGATGCTGCCGGCCGTGCTGCCGGGGACACCGGGGCTGCGCGCCGCCGCCACCTACGCACCCGCCCGGCACGGCCTGGACATCGGGGGCGACTGGTACGACGGCTTCACCCTGCCCGACGGCTCGCTGGCCTTCTGCATCGGCGATGTGCAGGGCCACGACGTCGAGGCCGCCGCCTTCATGGGACAGATCCGCTTCGGGCTGCGCGCGGTCGCCGGTCATGCCGCGGACCCGGGGGAGGTGTTGAGCCGGGCCAACGACCTGCTGGTCTCGGTCGACTGCGGGCTCTTCGCGACTTGCACCTTCGTCCGCTTCGACCCGGTCGCCTGGGAACTGTCCAGCGCCCGGGCCGGCCATGTACCGGGCATCTGGGCCACCACCGACGGCCGGTCCGGCCTCGCCGATGACCCCGGCGGCCTGCCGCTCGGCATCGTGCCGGGCGAGAGATATCCGGTCACCCGCCGCCGTTTCGCCACTGCGGGGGCTTTTGTGCTGCTCACCGACGGGGTGGTCGAGGGGCCGTCCTTCCCGATAGAGGCGGGGCTGACGCAGGTGAAGCGGCTGGTCAGCGCCAACGCCGGGGGCGATCCGGCCACGGTGGCCGACGCGGTGATGAGCGTGGCCGAGTTCACCGGGCACACCGATGACGCCGCGGTGATCGTGCTGCGCTTCGACGCGACCGCGCCCGGAGCCGGGTGA
- a CDS encoding APC family permease, producing the protein MSERQVSVGGDGAGAPEVLAQERRLRRDLGFWGLTGIGFSNIVGSGWLFAAMYAAQVAGPAALLSWVGAGLLCGLVALVMIELGASRPEGGGTVRWPLFASGRLVGTLIGWSTLLSVGGTAAEISAIMQYAAHYLPGIYNGHTLTLPGLALAAGLSVVLTALNWFAVRMFAQLNNLVSVFKIVVPVVTVIALIASGWHSGRLTDHGGFAPYGYVACLTALAGGGIVYSVNGFQAPLDFSGETRNPRRTIPAAVLTGIGLAVIMYLALQLAFLFAVPENLLGHGWKGVSFDSPFGQLALILNLHWLSSLLYADAVISPGGSAYVGVAINARHTYALAKNGTIPRFFMKVNERFGIPRRALAINLVVIMIFLLPFGGWQDIVSVMGDMYLLIYAASAVAVAVFRAEPGGHTADWIPGLGWIAPLSFVVASEFVYWSGWHDLRLALPLVLGGLLIFLAMRRPGAHDESDSAGRNRSLGAELRTGAWLVVYLIALTVLSWLGTFEGSGRLPAPYDSITVAALAFAVFFWAVRSGVRHLAVSPAADA; encoded by the coding sequence GTGTCGGAGCGTCAGGTGTCAGTTGGGGGCGACGGGGCCGGCGCGCCGGAAGTGCTGGCGCAGGAGCGCCGATTGCGCCGTGATCTGGGGTTCTGGGGCCTGACGGGGATCGGTTTCTCCAACATCGTCGGCTCCGGCTGGCTGTTCGCCGCGATGTACGCGGCACAGGTCGCCGGCCCCGCGGCGCTGCTCTCCTGGGTCGGCGCCGGTCTGCTGTGCGGCCTGGTCGCCCTGGTCATGATCGAACTCGGCGCGTCCCGGCCGGAGGGCGGCGGCACGGTCCGCTGGCCGCTGTTCGCCAGCGGCCGGCTCGTCGGCACCCTCATCGGCTGGTCGACCCTGCTGTCGGTGGGCGGAACCGCGGCCGAGATCAGCGCGATCATGCAGTACGCCGCGCACTACCTGCCGGGCATCTACAACGGGCACACCCTCACCCTCCCCGGGCTGGCGCTGGCCGCCGGGCTCAGCGTCGTACTGACGGCGCTGAACTGGTTCGCGGTGCGGATGTTCGCCCAACTCAACAACCTGGTCTCGGTGTTCAAGATCGTGGTCCCGGTGGTCACCGTGATCGCACTGATCGCGTCCGGCTGGCACTCCGGCCGTCTGACGGACCACGGCGGCTTCGCGCCGTACGGCTATGTCGCCTGTCTGACCGCGCTGGCCGGCGGCGGCATCGTCTACTCCGTCAACGGCTTCCAGGCGCCGCTGGACTTCTCGGGCGAGACCCGCAACCCCCGCCGGACCATCCCCGCCGCGGTCCTCACCGGCATCGGCCTCGCCGTCATCATGTACCTGGCCCTGCAACTGGCGTTCCTCTTCGCCGTCCCCGAGAACCTGCTCGGCCACGGCTGGAAGGGGGTCTCCTTCGACTCGCCGTTCGGCCAGCTCGCCCTGATCCTCAATCTGCACTGGCTGTCCAGCCTGCTCTACGCGGACGCGGTGATCTCGCCCGGCGGTTCGGCGTACGTGGGTGTGGCGATCAACGCGCGGCACACCTACGCGCTCGCCAAGAACGGCACCATTCCCCGGTTCTTCATGAAGGTCAATGAGCGGTTCGGCATCCCGCGCCGGGCCCTGGCGATCAACCTCGTCGTCATCATGATCTTCCTGCTGCCGTTCGGCGGCTGGCAGGACATCGTCAGCGTCATGGGCGACATGTATCTGCTGATCTACGCCGCCTCCGCGGTCGCGGTCGCGGTGTTCCGGGCCGAGCCGGGGGGCCACACCGCCGACTGGATCCCGGGGCTGGGCTGGATCGCGCCGCTCAGCTTCGTGGTGGCCAGCGAGTTCGTCTACTGGTCGGGCTGGCACGACCTGCGCCTCGCGCTGCCGCTCGTGCTCGGGGGGCTGCTGATCTTCCTGGCCATGCGCCGCCCCGGGGCGCACGACGAAAGCGACAGCGCCGGCCGGAACCGCTCGCTCGGCGCCGAACTCCGCACCGGTGCCTGGCTGGTGGTCTACCTCATCGCGCTGACCGTGCTCTCCTGGCTGGGCACGTTCGAGGGCTCCGGCCGGCTGCCGGCACCGTACGACTCGATCACCGTGGCCGCCCTCGCGTTCGCGGTCTTCTTCTGGGCCGTACGGTCCGGCGTCCGGCACCTGGCGGTGTCCCCGGCCGCGGACGCCTGA
- the ligD gene encoding non-homologous end-joining DNA ligase, translating to MAGAGAVELDVAGRTVRLSHPDKTYYPERGFTKLDVAQYYLAVADGVLRGLRDRPTTMQRFPDGVEGEFFYQKRAPKGLPDWLPTARIAFPSGRFADEMCPTEPAAVLWAANLGCLTFHPWPVRRGDTEHPDELRIDLDPQPGTDFADAVRVAHLLRELLAEHGLRGWPKTSGGRGVHVYVPIQPRWTFTEVRRAAITLARALERRMPELVTSAWWKEERGAKVFVDYNQMARDRTIASAYSLRARPRATVSTPLRWDELPDAAPEDFDLRTVPPRFAELGDVHADMADHAFGLESVLELADRQEADEGLGDMPYPPDHPKMPGEPSRVQPSRARKR from the coding sequence ATGGCCGGAGCCGGAGCTGTGGAGCTGGACGTTGCGGGGCGCACCGTGCGCCTGTCGCACCCCGACAAGACGTACTACCCGGAGCGTGGTTTCACGAAGCTGGACGTCGCGCAGTACTACCTCGCCGTCGCCGACGGGGTGCTGCGGGGGCTGCGGGACCGGCCCACCACCATGCAGCGTTTCCCTGACGGCGTCGAGGGCGAGTTCTTCTACCAGAAGCGGGCGCCCAAAGGACTGCCGGACTGGCTGCCCACCGCCCGTATCGCCTTCCCCAGCGGACGGTTCGCCGACGAGATGTGCCCCACCGAGCCCGCGGCGGTCCTCTGGGCCGCCAACCTGGGATGTCTGACGTTCCATCCGTGGCCCGTCCGCCGCGGTGACACCGAGCACCCCGACGAACTGCGGATCGACCTCGACCCGCAGCCCGGCACCGACTTCGCGGATGCCGTCCGGGTCGCCCACCTCCTGCGCGAGCTGCTGGCGGAGCACGGGCTGCGCGGCTGGCCCAAGACGTCCGGTGGCCGTGGCGTGCACGTCTATGTCCCGATCCAGCCCCGCTGGACGTTCACCGAGGTCAGACGGGCCGCGATCACCCTGGCCCGGGCGCTGGAACGCCGGATGCCGGAGCTGGTGACCTCGGCCTGGTGGAAGGAGGAACGCGGCGCGAAGGTCTTCGTCGACTACAACCAGATGGCCCGGGACCGGACCATCGCCTCCGCCTACTCGCTGCGCGCCCGGCCTCGCGCGACCGTCTCCACACCGCTGCGCTGGGACGAGCTGCCCGACGCCGCGCCCGAGGACTTCGATCTGCGGACGGTCCCCCCGCGGTTCGCCGAACTCGGCGATGTGCATGCGGACATGGCGGACCATGCCTTCGGCCTGGAATCCGTCCTGGAGCTCGCGGACCGTCAGGAGGCGGACGAAGGACTGGGTGATATGCCGTATCCGCCCGACCACCCGAAGATGCCGGGGGAGCCTTCCAGGGTCCAGCCGAGCCGGGCCCGTAAGCGCTAG
- a CDS encoding ArsR/SmtB family transcription factor gives MDARTETDVAHVAAAIGDPSRAKVLLALAGGGALPASALAAEAGVSNSTISGHLARLLDARLLTVELDGRHRYYRLATTDVARALEQLALIARPLPVRSLNADTRAKALLRARLCYDHLAGRLGVAVMSALQEREILAAERTGSGGGSPDADAEAGAGGAGAGSLDVAYVLTAHGRQELAAFGVETDRLPRRRASVRYCVDWAEQRHHLAGALGAALTARLFDLEWLRHGKYRRVVHLTDAGREGLATTFGVRGDQVD, from the coding sequence ATGGACGCCCGGACCGAGACCGACGTGGCCCATGTCGCGGCGGCGATCGGTGACCCCTCCCGTGCCAAGGTGCTGCTGGCCCTCGCCGGGGGCGGCGCGCTGCCGGCCAGCGCACTCGCCGCCGAGGCCGGTGTCAGCAACTCCACCATCAGCGGCCATCTGGCCAGGCTCCTCGATGCCCGGCTGCTGACCGTCGAACTCGACGGCCGCCACCGCTACTACCGGCTCGCCACCACGGACGTCGCCCGCGCCCTCGAACAGCTCGCCCTGATCGCCCGTCCCCTGCCGGTGCGGTCCCTGAACGCGGACACCCGCGCCAAGGCCCTGCTGCGCGCCCGACTCTGCTACGACCACCTGGCGGGCCGCCTCGGTGTCGCCGTGATGAGTGCCCTCCAGGAGCGGGAGATTCTCGCCGCCGAGCGGACGGGGAGCGGTGGCGGTTCCCCGGATGCCGATGCCGAGGCCGGCGCCGGCGGCGCGGGTGCCGGATCGCTCGACGTCGCCTACGTCCTCACCGCGCACGGCCGGCAGGAGCTGGCGGCCTTCGGCGTCGAGACGGACCGCCTCCCCCGCCGCCGGGCGTCCGTCCGCTACTGCGTCGACTGGGCCGAGCAGCGCCACCACCTGGCGGGCGCGCTCGGTGCCGCCCTCACCGCCCGGCTGTTCGACCTGGAATGGCTCCGGCACGGGAAGTACCGCCGCGTCGTCCATCTCACCGACGCCGGGCGGGAGGGCCTCGCGACGACGTTCGGCGTCCGGGGCGACCAGGTCGACTGA
- a CDS encoding Dyp-type peroxidase yields MRCDQAGDERAPERDDGRRGFLKCAAGIAGVAAATGLGKEAAAAPADRPVGGFRNNAGLLPDRVPFHGRHQAGIVTPMQLFAGFVGFDVLVHDREGLTDLFQKLTTRARVLAAGVKPLDEQIASEQPTPDSLTITLGVGASLFDDRFGLSGHKPRHLKAMPAFPDDRLEPSRCHGDLSLQICAQHPDAIVHVLRDLARETDGLLRPRWRADAFLNPSRPSGSPRTFVGFKDGIVNPDTGSAREMNRLLWVTPPCGEPDWALGGSYQVLRLIRFHIEKWDKVPVARQEKIFGRRKASGAPLGSRNETDPPRYRDDPHGRTIPLDAHIRLANPRTEKTDDSRFLRRSYNYDRGYDHSGRMDLGLVFCGYQQDPERQFATVQRRLRHEPLSKFITPLGGGYFFILPGVRDADDWFGSQLLKKV; encoded by the coding sequence ATGAGATGTGATCAGGCCGGCGACGAACGTGCCCCTGAGCGGGACGACGGGCGCCGGGGCTTTCTCAAGTGCGCGGCCGGGATCGCCGGTGTGGCGGCCGCGACGGGGCTCGGCAAGGAGGCGGCGGCGGCTCCGGCGGACCGGCCCGTGGGCGGCTTCCGCAACAACGCGGGGCTGCTGCCCGACCGGGTTCCTTTCCATGGACGCCATCAGGCCGGCATCGTGACCCCGATGCAGCTCTTCGCCGGATTCGTCGGCTTCGATGTGCTGGTCCATGACCGCGAAGGCCTGACCGATCTGTTCCAGAAGCTCACCACACGCGCACGGGTGCTGGCGGCCGGGGTGAAGCCACTGGACGAGCAGATCGCCTCGGAGCAGCCCACCCCCGACTCCCTCACCATCACGCTCGGCGTGGGCGCCTCCCTGTTCGACGACCGGTTCGGGCTCTCAGGGCACAAGCCCCGGCATCTCAAGGCCATGCCGGCCTTCCCCGACGACCGGCTGGAGCCGTCGCGCTGTCACGGTGACCTCTCCCTCCAGATCTGCGCCCAGCACCCCGACGCCATCGTCCATGTGCTGCGCGATCTGGCGCGGGAGACGGACGGGCTGCTGCGGCCCCGCTGGCGCGCGGACGCGTTCCTCAACCCTTCGCGGCCCTCGGGCTCGCCGCGCACCTTCGTCGGCTTCAAGGACGGGATCGTCAATCCGGACACCGGCTCGGCCAGGGAGATGAACCGGCTGCTGTGGGTGACCCCGCCCTGCGGGGAGCCGGACTGGGCGCTGGGCGGCAGCTATCAGGTGCTGCGGCTGATCCGCTTCCACATCGAGAAGTGGGACAAGGTGCCGGTGGCGCGGCAGGAGAAGATCTTCGGCCGGCGCAAGGCGAGCGGTGCGCCCCTGGGCAGCCGGAACGAGACGGACCCGCCGAGGTACCGCGACGATCCGCACGGCAGGACGATCCCGCTCGACGCGCACATCCGACTGGCCAACCCGCGCACCGAGAAGACCGACGACTCCCGTTTCCTGCGCCGGAGTTACAACTACGACCGGGGCTACGACCACTCCGGGCGGATGGACCTCGGGCTGGTCTTCTGCGGCTACCAGCAGGATCCGGAGCGGCAGTTCGCCACCGTACAGCGGCGCCTGCGGCACGAGCCGCTGTCGAAGTTCATCACCCCGCTCGGCGGCGGCTACTTCTTCATCCTGCCCGGGGTACGGGACGCCGACGACTGGTTCGGGTCCCAGCTGTTGAAGAAGGTCTGA
- a CDS encoding MFS transporter: protein MPTISTPTTAHRTAPRLSPLPLAAVCLGYFMVILDVTVVTVALPAIGTALHTGVTGLQWVVDGYTLVFAGLLLFCGGLGDRLGGKVVFLGGLLVFTLGSAGCALAPTATVLVLARLVQGLGAALMVPSSLALLQTAYQDQAARARAFGVWGTVAGLAAGAGPVLGGVLVAGLGWRSVFFLNLPVGLAALFLTHRHVPASPADRTRPGLDVPAQTAAAVCLAALATGCIEAGALGWTHPAVLGAFAGCLAGLVAFLALERRSPAPMLPPVLFRTRAFAASAVIGVLLNTGFYGLLFLAPLYFQQVHHYSALRTGFALLPAVGVVAVGSALAGRLTARTGPRLPMVAGLAVGAAGLAGWLVAGPDTPYLALVAPLACAGFGTALTMPASLAAVMEAAPDERSGAAAAVFHAARQIGSALGVALFGTLTATGLVAGLHTAVGIAAAGFLTAAALAARCIPGSGRPGHRRRRERNARERNAREPRGREPKAREGKARDRTRRGRTARRT from the coding sequence ATGCCCACGATCTCCACGCCCACCACGGCACATCGGACCGCGCCCCGGCTGTCGCCGCTGCCGCTCGCTGCCGTGTGCCTGGGCTACTTCATGGTCATCCTGGACGTCACCGTCGTCACGGTGGCACTCCCGGCGATCGGCACCGCCCTGCACACCGGGGTGACCGGACTCCAATGGGTGGTGGACGGCTACACCCTGGTGTTCGCCGGGCTGCTGCTCTTCTGCGGCGGGCTCGGCGACCGGCTGGGCGGCAAGGTGGTGTTCCTCGGCGGCTTGCTGGTGTTCACCCTCGGCTCCGCCGGGTGCGCGCTGGCTCCCACCGCCACGGTCCTGGTCCTGGCCCGGCTGGTGCAGGGGCTGGGGGCGGCGCTGATGGTCCCGTCCTCACTGGCGCTGCTGCAGACGGCGTACCAGGACCAGGCGGCGCGGGCCCGCGCCTTCGGCGTCTGGGGCACCGTCGCGGGCCTCGCCGCCGGGGCCGGTCCCGTCCTGGGCGGCGTCCTGGTGGCCGGGCTCGGCTGGCGGTCGGTGTTCTTCCTCAATCTGCCCGTCGGCCTCGCCGCGCTGTTCCTCACCCACCGCCATGTCCCGGCCTCCCCCGCCGACCGCACCCGCCCCGGCCTGGACGTGCCGGCCCAGACCGCCGCGGCGGTGTGCCTGGCCGCCCTTGCCACCGGCTGCATCGAGGCCGGGGCACTGGGCTGGACGCATCCGGCCGTGCTCGGCGCCTTCGCGGGCTGCCTCGCCGGACTCGTCGCCTTCCTGGCGCTGGAGCGGCGCTCGCCCGCGCCGATGCTGCCGCCCGTCCTCTTCCGTACCCGTGCCTTCGCGGCCTCCGCGGTCATCGGCGTGCTGCTCAACACCGGCTTCTACGGGCTGCTGTTCCTCGCCCCGCTGTACTTCCAGCAGGTCCACCACTACAGCGCACTGCGAACCGGCTTCGCGTTGCTGCCCGCCGTCGGCGTGGTGGCCGTCGGCTCCGCGCTGGCCGGGCGGCTCACGGCCCGCACCGGGCCGCGGCTGCCCATGGTGGCGGGCCTGGCCGTGGGCGCAGCCGGTCTGGCCGGCTGGCTCGTCGCCGGCCCCGACACGCCGTACCTCGCGCTGGTGGCCCCCCTGGCCTGCGCCGGCTTCGGTACCGCGCTGACCATGCCGGCCTCCCTCGCGGCGGTGATGGAAGCCGCGCCGGACGAGCGCAGTGGCGCCGCCGCCGCGGTGTTCCACGCCGCGCGCCAGATCGGCAGCGCCCTCGGCGTCGCACTCTTCGGCACGCTGACCGCCACCGGCCTCGTGGCGGGCCTGCACACCGCGGTGGGCATCGCCGCCGCGGGGTTCCTGACCGCGGCGGCCCTCGCCGCCCGCTGCATCCCGGGCAGCGGGCGGCCGGGCCACCGGAGGCGGCGGGAAAGGAACGCGCGGGAGCGGAACGCGCGGGAGCCGAGGGGGCGGGAGCCGAAAGCGCGGGAGGGGAAGGCGCGGGACCGCACGCGGCGAGGCCGCACGGCTCGGCGTACGTGA